The Mycolicibacterium doricum genome includes a region encoding these proteins:
- a CDS encoding Rossmann-like and DUF2520 domain-containing protein has translation MEQPSVPSWGPPDGLRPARLSVGIISAGRVGTALGVALERAGHVVVAYSAISQASRRRAQRRLPDSAVMPIHDVAGRAELLLLAVPDAELAAVVSGLAATGAVRPGAIVAHTSGANGVGVLAPLGERGCTPLAIHPAMTFTGADEDVARLSDACFGVTAADDVGYAIAQSLVLEIGGEPFRVREDARPLYHAALAHAGNHVTTVILDAVEALRSALWGQELLGQELVGDTPGGIAERVIAPLARASLENALQRGQAALTGPVARGDAPAIGAHLRALAEVNPEIAEAYRTNSRRTAQRAHASDDVFAVLAAQS, from the coding sequence ATGGAGCAGCCCTCAGTACCGTCGTGGGGTCCGCCCGACGGACTCCGCCCGGCTCGGCTGTCGGTCGGCATCATCTCCGCCGGCCGGGTGGGCACCGCGTTGGGTGTCGCGCTGGAGCGCGCCGGCCACGTCGTCGTCGCATATAGCGCCATCTCGCAGGCTTCCCGCCGGCGTGCCCAGCGCCGACTGCCCGACAGTGCGGTGATGCCGATCCACGACGTCGCGGGCCGTGCCGAATTGCTGCTGCTGGCGGTTCCCGACGCCGAACTGGCCGCGGTGGTCTCCGGTCTGGCCGCCACCGGCGCGGTCCGGCCCGGGGCGATCGTCGCGCACACCTCCGGTGCGAACGGGGTCGGCGTCCTCGCGCCGCTCGGTGAACGCGGGTGCACACCGCTGGCCATCCACCCGGCCATGACCTTCACCGGAGCTGACGAGGACGTCGCTCGGTTGTCCGACGCGTGCTTCGGCGTGACCGCCGCCGACGACGTCGGATACGCGATCGCGCAGTCGTTGGTGTTGGAGATCGGCGGCGAGCCGTTCCGGGTTCGTGAAGACGCCCGCCCGCTGTACCACGCGGCGCTGGCGCATGCAGGTAATCACGTCACCACTGTGATCCTCGACGCCGTCGAGGCTCTGCGGTCCGCACTGTGGGGCCAGGAGCTGTTGGGTCAAGAACTCGTCGGGGACACACCGGGTGGGATCGCCGAGCGCGTGATCGCCCCACTGGCCAGGGCATCGCTGGAGAACGCGCTGCAGCGCGGTCAGGCCGCCCTGACCGGTCCGGTGGCGCGTGGCGACGCCCCGGCGATCGGTGCGCATCTGCGTGCGCTCGCCGAGGTGAACCCCGAAATCGCAGAGGCGTATCGGACCAATTCCCGGCGTACCGCGCAGCGGGCGCACGCATCCGACGACGTGTTCGCGGTCCTGGCGGCGCAGTCATGA
- the clpC1 gene encoding ATP-dependent protease ATP-binding subunit ClpC, which produces MFERFTDRARRVVVLAQEEARMLNHNYIGTEHILLGLIHEGEGVAAKSLESLGISLEGVRSQVEEIIGQGQQAPSGHIPFTPRAKKVLELSLREALQLGHNYIGTEHILLGLIREGEGVAAQVLVKLGAELTRVRQQVIQLLSGYQGKESAEAGTGGRGGESGNPSTSLVLDQFGRNLTAAAMEGKLDPVIGREKEIERVMQVLSRRTKNNPVLIGEPGVGKTAVVEGLAQAIVHGEVPETLKDKQLYTLDLGSLVAGSRYRGDFEERLKKVLKEINTRGDIILFIDELHTLVGAGAAEGAIDAASILKPKLARGELQTIGATTLDEYRKYIEKDAALERRFQPVQVGEPTVEHTIEILKGLRDRYEAHHRVSITDSAMVAAATLADRYINDRFLPDKAIDLIDEAGARMRIRRMTAPPDLREFDEKIADARREKESAIDAQDFEKAASLRDKEKQLVAQRGEREKQWRSGDLDVVAEVDDEQIAEVLGNWTGIPVFKLTEEETTRLLRMEDELHKRIIGQEDAVKAVSKAIRRTRAGLKDPKRPSGSFIFAGPSGVGKTELSKALANFLFGDDDALIQIDMGEFHDRFTASRLFGAPPGYVGYEEGGQLTEKVRRKPFSVVLFDEIEKAHQEIYNSLLQVLEDGRLTDGQGRTVDFKNTVLIFTSNLGTSDISKAVGLGFTKGGGENNYERMKQKVNDELKKHFRPEFLNRIDDIIVFHQLTQDEIIKMVDLMIGRVSNQLRAKDMTMELTDRAKALLAKRGFDPVLGARPLRRTIQREIEDQLSEKILFEEIGPGQLVTVDVDNWDGEGTGEDARFTFIGGAKRSEPLEPDLAQAGAAGAPGAAE; this is translated from the coding sequence ATGTTCGAACGTTTTACCGACCGTGCCCGCAGGGTCGTCGTCCTGGCTCAGGAAGAAGCCCGGATGCTCAACCACAATTACATCGGCACCGAGCACATCCTCCTGGGACTTATTCACGAGGGCGAGGGTGTAGCGGCCAAGTCTCTGGAGTCGCTGGGCATCTCCCTGGAAGGCGTGCGCAGCCAGGTCGAGGAGATTATCGGCCAGGGCCAGCAGGCGCCGTCCGGCCACATCCCCTTCACCCCGCGCGCCAAGAAGGTCCTGGAGCTGTCCCTGCGCGAGGCGCTGCAACTCGGCCACAACTACATCGGCACCGAGCACATCTTGCTCGGTCTCATCCGCGAGGGTGAGGGTGTCGCCGCCCAGGTCCTGGTCAAGCTCGGCGCCGAGCTGACGCGCGTGCGGCAGCAGGTGATCCAGCTGCTCAGCGGCTACCAGGGCAAGGAGTCCGCGGAGGCCGGTACCGGCGGCCGCGGGGGAGAGTCCGGCAACCCCTCCACCTCCCTGGTGCTCGACCAGTTCGGCCGCAACCTGACCGCAGCCGCGATGGAGGGCAAACTCGACCCCGTCATCGGCCGTGAGAAGGAGATCGAGCGGGTCATGCAGGTGCTCAGCCGCCGCACCAAGAACAACCCCGTGCTGATCGGCGAGCCAGGTGTCGGCAAGACCGCGGTCGTCGAGGGCCTCGCCCAGGCGATCGTCCACGGCGAGGTGCCCGAAACGCTGAAGGACAAACAGCTCTACACACTCGACCTGGGGTCACTGGTAGCCGGTTCGCGCTACCGCGGTGACTTCGAGGAGCGCCTGAAGAAGGTCCTCAAGGAGATCAACACCCGCGGCGACATCATCCTGTTCATCGACGAGCTGCACACCCTCGTCGGCGCGGGCGCCGCCGAGGGCGCGATCGACGCCGCCAGCATCCTCAAGCCGAAGTTGGCCCGCGGTGAGCTGCAGACCATCGGCGCCACCACCCTCGACGAGTACCGCAAGTACATCGAGAAGGACGCCGCCCTGGAACGCCGCTTCCAGCCGGTCCAGGTCGGTGAGCCGACCGTCGAGCACACCATCGAGATTCTCAAGGGTCTGCGCGACCGCTACGAGGCGCACCATCGCGTCTCGATCACCGACAGCGCGATGGTGGCCGCAGCGACACTGGCCGACCGCTACATCAACGACAGGTTCCTGCCGGACAAGGCGATCGACCTGATCGACGAGGCCGGTGCCCGGATGCGGATTCGCCGGATGACCGCTCCACCAGACCTGCGCGAGTTCGACGAGAAGATCGCCGATGCCCGCCGGGAGAAGGAGTCCGCGATCGACGCGCAGGACTTCGAGAAGGCCGCGAGCCTGCGCGACAAGGAGAAGCAACTCGTCGCCCAGCGCGGGGAGCGGGAGAAGCAATGGCGCTCGGGTGATCTCGACGTCGTGGCGGAGGTCGACGACGAGCAGATCGCCGAGGTGCTCGGCAACTGGACCGGCATCCCGGTGTTCAAGCTGACCGAGGAGGAGACAACTCGGCTGCTGCGTATGGAGGACGAGCTGCACAAGCGGATCATCGGCCAGGAAGACGCCGTCAAGGCCGTCAGCAAGGCGATCCGTCGCACCCGCGCCGGCCTGAAGGATCCCAAGCGCCCCTCGGGCTCGTTCATCTTCGCCGGCCCGTCCGGTGTCGGTAAGACCGAGCTCTCGAAGGCGCTGGCGAACTTCCTGTTCGGCGACGACGACGCACTCATCCAGATCGACATGGGCGAGTTCCACGACCGCTTCACGGCGTCGCGGCTGTTCGGTGCCCCTCCGGGCTACGTCGGCTACGAAGAGGGCGGCCAGCTCACCGAGAAGGTGCGCCGCAAGCCGTTCAGCGTCGTGCTGTTCGACGAGATCGAGAAGGCCCACCAGGAGATCTACAACAGCCTCCTGCAGGTCCTCGAGGACGGCCGCCTCACCGACGGTCAGGGTCGCACGGTCGACTTCAAGAACACCGTGTTGATCTTCACCTCGAACCTCGGTACCTCCGACATCAGCAAGGCGGTCGGGCTCGGCTTCACCAAGGGCGGTGGCGAGAACAACTACGAGCGGATGAAGCAGAAGGTCAACGACGAGCTGAAGAAACACTTCCGCCCGGAGTTCCTCAACCGCATCGACGACATCATCGTGTTCCACCAGCTGACGCAGGACGAGATCATCAAGATGGTCGACCTGATGATCGGCCGGGTGTCCAACCAGCTGCGGGCCAAGGACATGACGATGGAGCTCACCGACCGGGCCAAGGCGTTGCTGGCCAAGCGCGGGTTCGATCCCGTGCTCGGGGCACGGCCGCTGCGTCGCACGATCCAACGCGAGATCGAGGACCAGCTGTCGGAGAAGATCTTGTTCGAGGAGATCGGACCCGGTCAGCTGGTCACCGTCGACGTCGACAATTGGGACGGCGAGGGGACAGGCGAGGACGCGAGATTCACCTTCATCGGTGGTGCGAAGCGGTCTGAGCCCCTCGAGCCAGATCTGGCGCAAGCCGGCGCCGCCGGTGCGCCGGGCGCAGCCGAGTAA
- the trxA gene encoding thioredoxin yields the protein MSTGEKEFARKTTTGDHAAADSAASVVRCPHCGKSNRVRPTPRGTPRCGSCHRPLPWLVEAAAATFDAELQSSVPVLVDLWAPWCGPCRAMAPNLEKLAQQRAGRLKIVKLNVDQAPSSAARFHVQGIPLLVLHRDGREIGRLAGAVPLAQLQNWVDGQLSEVDR from the coding sequence ATGAGCACGGGCGAGAAAGAATTCGCAAGAAAGACGACGACCGGGGACCATGCCGCCGCCGACTCGGCGGCCTCGGTCGTCCGTTGCCCGCACTGCGGGAAGTCCAACCGCGTCCGCCCCACCCCTCGGGGAACGCCACGTTGCGGATCCTGTCACCGACCGCTGCCCTGGCTGGTGGAGGCTGCAGCGGCCACGTTCGACGCCGAGTTGCAGTCGTCGGTACCCGTCTTGGTGGACCTGTGGGCACCGTGGTGCGGCCCCTGCCGCGCAATGGCCCCCAACCTCGAAAAACTCGCACAGCAACGTGCCGGCCGGCTCAAGATCGTCAAACTCAACGTCGATCAGGCCCCGTCGTCGGCTGCCCGCTTCCACGTGCAAGGCATCCCACTGCTGGTGCTGCACCGCGACGGTCGCGAGATCGGCCGCCTCGCCGGCGCCGTACCGCTGGCACAGCTACAGAACTGGGTGGACGGCCAGCTCAGCGAGGTTGACCGGTAG
- the lsr2 gene encoding histone-like nucleoid-structuring protein Lsr2, whose amino-acid sequence MAKKVTVTLVDDFDGEGTADETVEFGLDGVSYEIDLSSRNAKKLREDLKQWVDAGRRVGGRRRGRATGPIRARGAIDREQSAAIREWARRNGHNVSTRGRIPADVIDAFHAAT is encoded by the coding sequence ATGGCGAAGAAAGTCACCGTCACGTTGGTCGATGATTTCGACGGTGAAGGTACCGCCGATGAAACGGTTGAATTCGGACTCGACGGAGTCAGCTATGAGATCGATCTCTCCAGCAGGAACGCGAAGAAGCTGCGCGAAGACCTGAAGCAGTGGGTCGACGCGGGGCGCCGCGTCGGCGGTCGCCGCCGTGGCCGTGCCACCGGACCAATCAGGGCCCGCGGTGCCATCGATCGCGAGCAGAGCGCAGCGATCCGGGAATGGGCCCGCCGTAACGGTCACAACGTCTCTACCCGCGGCCGGATCCCCGCCGACGTCATCGACGCCTTCCACGCCGCAACCTGA
- a CDS encoding CbtB domain-containing protein: MRATVWLSATAFLALLVLYFLGFDQGARSVFGADNTAIHEFVHDARHLLGFPCH, encoded by the coding sequence ATGCGCGCCACGGTCTGGTTGTCGGCCACCGCGTTCCTGGCGCTGCTGGTGCTCTACTTCCTCGGCTTCGATCAGGGGGCGAGGTCGGTCTTCGGCGCCGACAACACGGCGATCCACGAATTCGTCCACGACGCACGCCATCTCCTCGGCTTCCCCTGCCACTGA
- the panD gene encoding aspartate 1-decarboxylase, protein MLRTMLKSKIHRATVTQSDLHYVGSVTIDAELMDAADLIEGEQVTIVDIDNGNRLVTYAITGARGSGVIGINGAAAHLVHPGHLVIVIAYGTMEDAEAREYQPRVVFVDADNRQVHLGSDPALVPDTADGLMSPRRAGTK, encoded by the coding sequence ATGCTTCGCACGATGCTGAAGTCGAAGATCCATCGAGCCACCGTTACGCAGTCTGATCTGCACTACGTCGGCTCTGTCACCATCGACGCCGAGCTGATGGACGCCGCCGACCTCATCGAGGGTGAGCAGGTCACGATCGTGGACATCGACAACGGCAATCGATTGGTGACCTACGCGATCACCGGCGCCCGCGGCAGCGGTGTGATCGGAATCAACGGCGCCGCAGCGCACCTTGTGCACCCCGGGCATCTGGTGATCGTGATCGCCTACGGCACCATGGAGGACGCCGAGGCACGCGAATATCAGCCGCGGGTGGTCTTCGTCGACGCCGACAACAGGCAGGTCCACCTCGGCAGCGATCCAGCCCTGGTACCGGACACCGCCGACGGCCTGATGTCACCCCGGAGAGCAGGAACGAAGTGA
- the folK gene encoding 2-amino-4-hydroxy-6-hydroxymethyldihydropteridine diphosphokinase produces MSRVVLSIGSNVGDRLARLQSVVDGLGSAVRSVSPIYETEAWGGVEQGAFLNAVLIADDPDRDCHGWLRRAQQLEQAAARVRGQPWGPRTLDVDIITCHDGGIEMRSGAAQLTLPHPYAHLRAFVLMPWLAAEPDATLTVADTTRPVARWLEELDPAEPAGVRLTDLALRTEIVAD; encoded by the coding sequence GTGAGCAGGGTCGTGCTGTCCATCGGGTCGAACGTCGGTGATCGCCTGGCGCGGCTGCAGTCGGTCGTCGACGGTCTCGGGTCGGCGGTACGCTCGGTGTCACCGATTTACGAGACCGAGGCGTGGGGCGGTGTCGAACAGGGGGCGTTCCTCAACGCGGTGCTGATCGCCGACGATCCCGACCGGGACTGCCATGGTTGGCTGCGCCGGGCACAGCAGCTCGAGCAGGCGGCCGCCCGGGTCCGCGGGCAGCCGTGGGGGCCGCGCACGCTCGACGTCGACATCATCACCTGCCACGACGGGGGCATCGAAATGCGTTCCGGCGCCGCGCAACTGACGCTGCCGCATCCGTACGCGCATCTGCGGGCGTTCGTCCTGATGCCGTGGCTGGCGGCCGAACCCGATGCGACGTTGACGGTGGCGGACACGACGCGGCCTGTCGCACGGTGGCTCGAGGAACTCGACCCCGCCGAGCCTGCGGGCGTGCGGCTGACCGACCTGGCACTGCGCACGGAGATCGTGGCCGACTGA
- the panC gene encoding pantoate--beta-alanine ligase, translating to MITRRPAQFARGQLNVYRTPRDVADVSRALRTTGRRVVLVPTMGALHEGHLKLVRTARRVQGAVVVVSIFVNPLQFGPGEDLDAYPRTLDDDLAALREEGVEIAFTPTVADMYPDGTRTSVHPGPLGDELEGALRPGHFAGVLTVVCKLLQIVRPDRALFGEKDYQQLVLIRQMVTDLNIDTQIVGVPTVREADGLALSSRNRYLDEVEREHAGALSAALLAGMYAASNGAAATLDAARAVLDEVPTIDVDYLQLRDPMLGPAPYEGAARLLVAARLGRTRLLDNIAVDIGASGGIDGHPRVGSPDHQLPWRN from the coding sequence ATGATCACCCGCCGGCCGGCACAATTCGCCAGAGGCCAACTCAACGTCTACCGGACTCCGCGTGACGTCGCCGACGTGTCCCGCGCACTGCGAACCACGGGGCGCCGCGTGGTCCTCGTCCCGACGATGGGGGCGTTGCACGAAGGTCACCTGAAGCTGGTCCGGACCGCCAGACGGGTGCAGGGTGCGGTGGTCGTCGTGTCCATCTTCGTCAACCCGCTGCAGTTCGGACCGGGGGAGGACCTCGACGCCTATCCACGCACCCTCGACGACGACCTCGCTGCCCTGCGGGAGGAGGGTGTAGAGATCGCGTTCACCCCCACGGTCGCCGACATGTATCCCGACGGCACCCGGACGTCGGTTCATCCCGGTCCGCTCGGCGACGAGCTCGAAGGAGCCTTGCGCCCAGGGCACTTCGCGGGGGTTCTCACGGTGGTGTGCAAGCTGCTGCAGATCGTGCGGCCCGACCGGGCGCTCTTCGGGGAGAAGGATTACCAGCAGTTGGTGCTGATCCGGCAAATGGTGACCGATCTCAACATCGATACCCAGATCGTCGGTGTGCCGACGGTCCGCGAGGCGGACGGCCTGGCCCTGTCGTCGCGCAACCGCTACCTCGACGAGGTCGAGCGCGAACACGCCGGCGCCCTTTCGGCCGCCCTGTTGGCCGGGATGTACGCCGCGTCCAACGGTGCGGCGGCCACGCTGGACGCCGCGCGCGCCGTCCTCGACGAGGTTCCCACCATCGACGTCGACTACCTGCAGCTTCGTGATCCGATGCTGGGACCGGCGCCGTACGAGGGGGCGGCTCGCCTGCTGGTGGCGGCGCGCCTCGGCCGGACCAGGCTGCTCGACAACATCGCCGTCGACATCGGCGCCTCGGGCGGTATCGACGGCCACCCCCGCGTCGGGTCTCCCGACCATCAACTGCCATGGAGGAACTGA
- a CDS encoding DUF3180 domain-containing protein codes for MGPTRKRDLAAAVLIAGIGGYFAALLAYPRLFPPITVFTGLPLLGVAVAIAAWGVNVRNKIRDGEIGDGPGRLHPLAVARSVVIAKASAWVGAPVLGWWAGVLVQILPQRGALRAAGADTPGVVIAAVSALALTTAGLWLQNCCKSPPERPEDPDTPAA; via the coding sequence ATGGGCCCGACCCGTAAACGCGACCTTGCGGCCGCGGTTCTCATCGCGGGCATCGGCGGGTACTTCGCCGCGCTGCTGGCCTATCCGAGGCTGTTCCCGCCTATCACCGTGTTCACCGGCTTACCGCTGCTCGGCGTCGCCGTCGCGATTGCGGCGTGGGGGGTCAACGTGCGCAACAAAATCCGCGACGGTGAGATCGGCGACGGTCCCGGCCGCCTGCATCCGCTGGCGGTGGCCCGCTCCGTCGTGATCGCGAAGGCGTCGGCATGGGTCGGCGCCCCGGTTCTCGGCTGGTGGGCGGGGGTCCTGGTGCAGATCTTGCCGCAGCGCGGCGCACTGCGGGCGGCCGGTGCGGACACGCCGGGTGTGGTGATCGCGGCGGTCAGCGCACTGGCGCTGACGACCGCCGGTCTCTGGCTGCAGAATTGCTGCAAGTCGCCGCCCGAGCGGCCCGAGGACCCCGACACACCGGCGGCCTGA
- the lysS gene encoding lysine--tRNA ligase, whose protein sequence is MTPTAGGDNTPENDPDIPEQFRIRQAKRLRLLADGRDPYPVAVDRTHTLAEVRAAFPDLPVDSQTGEVVGVAGRVVFARDSGKLCFATIQEGDGTQLQAMVSLAEVGQESLDSWKADVDLGDIVFLHGQVISSRRGELSVLVDSWQIVSKSLRPLPVAHREMSEEARVRQRYVDLIVRPEARTIARQRVAVVRAVRNALERRGFLELETPMLQTLAGGAAARPFVTHSNALDVDLYLRIAPELFLKRALVGGFEKVFELNRNFRNEGVDSTHSPEFAMLETYQAYGDYNDSAVMTRELIQEVADEAIGTRQVPLADGTVYDLDGEWESVEMYPSLSAALGEEITPQTTAEELWRIADRLGMEIPRDRGYGHGKLVEELWEHTVGEDLWAPTFVRDFPVETTPLTRSHRSMPGVTEKWDLYVRKFELATGYSELTDPVIQRDRFEAQARAAAAGDDEAMILDDDFLTALEYGMPPTTGTGMGVDRLLMALTGLSIRETILFPIVRRHAK, encoded by the coding sequence GTGACACCGACCGCCGGCGGCGACAACACGCCCGAGAACGATCCTGACATCCCCGAGCAGTTCCGCATTCGTCAGGCCAAGCGGTTGCGTCTGCTGGCCGACGGGCGCGACCCCTACCCGGTGGCCGTGGACCGCACGCACACCCTCGCCGAGGTGCGGGCCGCTTTTCCGGACCTGCCCGTTGACTCCCAGACCGGAGAGGTCGTCGGCGTCGCGGGCCGCGTCGTGTTCGCCCGCGACTCGGGGAAGCTGTGTTTCGCCACTATCCAGGAAGGTGACGGTACGCAGCTCCAGGCCATGGTCAGCCTCGCCGAAGTGGGGCAGGAATCGCTCGACAGCTGGAAAGCCGACGTCGACCTGGGTGACATCGTGTTCCTGCACGGGCAGGTCATCAGTTCGCGTCGCGGCGAGCTGTCTGTGCTGGTCGATTCTTGGCAAATCGTCTCCAAGTCGCTAAGACCGTTGCCGGTTGCGCACCGGGAGATGAGCGAGGAGGCGCGCGTGCGGCAACGCTACGTCGATCTCATCGTGCGTCCCGAGGCCCGCACCATCGCGCGTCAACGCGTTGCCGTCGTACGCGCTGTCCGCAACGCGCTGGAGCGGCGTGGATTCCTCGAACTCGAGACTCCCATGCTGCAGACCCTGGCCGGCGGCGCGGCGGCCAGGCCCTTCGTCACGCACTCCAACGCGCTCGACGTGGACCTATACCTACGCATCGCGCCGGAACTGTTCCTCAAGCGCGCCCTGGTCGGCGGTTTCGAGAAGGTCTTCGAGCTCAATCGCAACTTCCGAAACGAAGGTGTCGACTCAACGCATTCCCCTGAATTCGCGATGTTGGAGACTTATCAGGCATACGGCGACTACAACGATTCCGCTGTCATGACCCGGGAACTAATTCAGGAGGTCGCCGACGAGGCGATCGGCACCCGTCAAGTGCCATTGGCAGATGGTACTGTCTACGACCTCGACGGCGAGTGGGAGTCGGTGGAAATGTACCCGTCGCTGTCCGCGGCGCTGGGTGAGGAGATCACGCCGCAGACCACTGCCGAAGAACTCTGGCGGATCGCCGACCGACTGGGTATGGAGATTCCGCGGGACCGCGGATACGGCCACGGGAAATTGGTGGAGGAACTGTGGGAGCACACCGTCGGCGAGGATCTCTGGGCGCCCACCTTCGTACGGGACTTCCCGGTGGAGACCACCCCGCTGACGCGGTCGCATCGCAGCATGCCCGGCGTCACGGAGAAGTGGGATCTGTATGTCCGCAAGTTCGAGTTGGCCACCGGGTATTCCGAACTCACCGACCCGGTAATTCAACGGGACCGATTCGAGGCACAGGCGCGGGCGGCGGCCGCCGGTGACGACGAGGCAATGATTCTCGATGACGATTTCCTGACGGCATTGGAGTACGGCATGCCGCCGACCACTGGTACCGGAATGGGCGTCGACCGGTTGTTGATGGCGCTTACCGGCCTGTCAATTAGGGAGACAATTCTCTTCCCGATTGTTCGCCGTCACGCCAAGTGA
- a CDS encoding type III pantothenate kinase, which yields MLLAIDVRNTHTTVGLISGAGDHAKVVQQWRIRTESEATADELALTIDGLIGDDSERLTGAAGLSTVPSVLQEVRLMLEQYWPSVPHVMIEPGVRTGIPLLVDNPKEVGADRIVNCLAAYHRFDSAAIVVDFGSSICVDVVSAKGEFLGGAIAPGVQVSSDAAAARSAALRRVELSRPRSVIGKNTVECMQSGALFGFAGLVDGLVNRIREDVDGFSGNDVAVVATGHTAPLVLPDLHTVAHYDRHLTLDGLRLVFERNREGQRRR from the coding sequence GTGCTGCTCGCCATCGACGTCCGCAACACCCACACCACCGTCGGGCTGATCTCCGGAGCCGGCGACCATGCGAAAGTCGTCCAGCAGTGGCGTATCCGGACCGAATCCGAAGCCACCGCCGACGAACTCGCGCTGACCATCGACGGTCTGATCGGTGACGACTCGGAGCGCCTCACCGGTGCCGCCGGGCTGTCCACGGTGCCATCGGTGTTGCAGGAGGTCCGCCTGATGCTCGAACAGTACTGGCCGTCGGTTCCGCACGTGATGATCGAACCGGGTGTCCGCACGGGCATCCCGCTGCTGGTCGACAACCCCAAGGAGGTCGGTGCGGACCGGATCGTCAACTGCCTGGCGGCCTACCACCGGTTCGACAGCGCCGCGATCGTCGTCGACTTCGGCTCATCGATCTGCGTCGACGTCGTCTCGGCCAAGGGGGAGTTCCTCGGAGGTGCGATCGCGCCCGGAGTGCAGGTGTCCTCGGATGCGGCAGCGGCCCGGTCGGCGGCCTTGCGCCGCGTCGAACTGAGCCGGCCGCGGTCGGTGATCGGGAAGAACACCGTGGAGTGCATGCAGTCCGGCGCTCTGTTCGGATTCGCCGGGCTGGTCGACGGTCTGGTAAACCGAATCCGCGAAGACGTCGACGGGTTCTCCGGCAACGACGTCGCGGTGGTCGCCACCGGTCACACCGCACCGCTGGTGCTTCCGGACCTGCACACGGTCGCGCACTACGACCGTCACCTCACCCTCGACGGCCTGCGGTTGGTCTTCGAACGCAACCGGGAGGGCCAGCGACGACGTTAG
- a CDS encoding DUF6779 domain-containing protein, which translates to MTVLPRGPRARRGNRRPGWMLLTVLLVLAIAASSALVFTNRVELLKLAVILALWAAVAAAFVSVIYRRQSDQDQAKARDLKLVYDLQLDREISARREYELTVETQLRRELASELQAQAADEVAALRAELAALRTNLEILFDTDLAHRPAIEHDRTTVRAYRDWAPDTETTGRVSSSRLDEMLRNADVGQSESRTEESPIIDVPAEPHPPEPDVASPPPGFGGAHRRPSEAKPQTQEEPRPRRRRAEEASLPGEAPAWAAPAAAPSPPPRREPTGEPLLQPDPDPDTNPGISRLSEPPVAWERPAHAQEPPPEYVGRRRAQEPPTPPPPEPRRGRHSPPGDGGEAESAVPRSGPVQGPQETADEAHARRRRSLEDTGGQSVAELLARLQANPTGGGRRRREP; encoded by the coding sequence ATGACTGTCCTGCCCCGCGGACCGCGCGCCCGGCGCGGCAATCGCAGGCCGGGCTGGATGCTGCTGACAGTGTTGCTGGTGCTGGCGATCGCGGCAAGTTCTGCGCTGGTGTTCACCAACCGGGTGGAGTTGCTGAAACTCGCTGTCATCCTGGCTTTGTGGGCGGCGGTGGCCGCGGCGTTCGTCTCGGTGATCTATCGCCGGCAAAGCGATCAGGACCAAGCCAAGGCGCGCGATCTCAAACTGGTCTACGACCTCCAACTGGACCGCGAAATCTCGGCGCGCCGCGAGTACGAGCTGACGGTGGAGACACAGCTGCGCCGAGAACTGGCCAGCGAACTGCAGGCGCAGGCCGCTGACGAGGTGGCCGCCCTGCGGGCCGAACTCGCCGCGTTGCGAACCAATCTGGAGATTCTGTTCGACACCGACCTGGCGCATCGACCGGCGATCGAGCACGACCGCACCACCGTGCGCGCCTACCGCGATTGGGCGCCGGACACCGAGACCACCGGTCGTGTGAGCAGCAGCAGGCTCGACGAGATGCTCCGCAACGCCGACGTCGGGCAGAGCGAGTCGCGCACCGAGGAAAGCCCCATCATCGACGTGCCCGCCGAACCGCATCCGCCCGAACCAGATGTGGCGTCACCGCCCCCAGGGTTCGGCGGTGCCCACCGCCGCCCCTCGGAAGCGAAACCCCAGACCCAAGAAGAGCCGCGCCCTCGGCGGCGCCGTGCGGAAGAAGCGTCCCTGCCAGGGGAGGCGCCGGCGTGGGCGGCTCCCGCCGCCGCGCCGAGCCCGCCGCCGCGTCGCGAGCCGACAGGTGAGCCGCTCTTACAGCCCGACCCCGACCCCGACACCAATCCAGGAATCTCGCGGCTGTCGGAGCCCCCCGTCGCGTGGGAGCGGCCCGCGCACGCCCAGGAGCCGCCGCCGGAGTACGTCGGACGACGGCGCGCGCAGGAACCCCCGACCCCGCCGCCGCCCGAACCGCGCCGCGGCAGGCACTCCCCGCCGGGCGACGGCGGCGAGGCCGAGTCCGCGGTGCCGAGGTCCGGGCCTGTGCAAGGTCCACAGGAGACTGCCGACGAGGCGCACGCCCGGCGTCGGCGCAGCCTCGAGGACACCGGCGGTCAGTCCGTCGCCGAATTGCTCGCGCGGCTGCAGGCCAACCCCACCGGCGGTGGTCGTCGGCGCCGCGAGCCGTGA